In Euzebya rosea, one genomic interval encodes:
- the kaiC gene encoding circadian clock protein KaiC, translating to MTIEKTTTGIAGLDQISHGGLPKGRTTMVSGSAGSGKTVMAGQYLVAAITEDDAAGVFVTFEEPPVDIARNLSSFGWDIDGWTEQGKWTFIDASMQTTVGTTIVGEYDFAALMARIEDAVRRTGATRIVLDSIGAVFAEFDDTSSVRRELHRLAKGLSRMGVTCMVTAERDDEYGAISRFGVEQFVADDVLVLRHVLRQEEVRRTIQILKFRGTTHRKGEFPFTIDPEQGMVVIPVTGQTRQESSTTERVPSGDPVLDEMCGGGVLRDSVILVSGATGTGKTLTATTFLAGGVAQGERALLFGYEESREQLFRNAHGWGFDFQGAEEAGQLRVVCEYPEVRSLEDHLLVMKRQIDEFEPDRVALDSLSAMEHIASPRAFRQYMMGVTAILKERQITGIMTATTPTLLGGDSITVSHISTLTDSIILLRYVEVYGEIKRGLTVLKMRGSAHDKEIREVVIDGKGMNIGMPFRFVEGILGGTPVRVGQDEDRLRGLFSE from the coding sequence ATGACCATCGAGAAGACCACCACCGGCATCGCGGGGCTGGACCAGATATCCCATGGGGGGCTGCCGAAGGGCCGCACCACCATGGTGTCGGGATCCGCGGGTTCCGGGAAGACCGTGATGGCCGGCCAGTACCTGGTCGCGGCGATCACCGAGGACGACGCCGCGGGCGTCTTCGTGACGTTCGAGGAACCACCGGTGGACATCGCCCGCAACCTGTCCAGCTTCGGCTGGGACATCGACGGCTGGACGGAGCAGGGCAAGTGGACGTTCATCGACGCGTCCATGCAGACCACGGTCGGGACGACGATCGTCGGCGAGTACGACTTCGCGGCGCTGATGGCCCGCATCGAGGATGCCGTGCGGCGAACGGGCGCCACCCGCATCGTGCTGGACTCCATCGGCGCGGTCTTCGCCGAGTTCGACGACACCTCCTCGGTCCGTCGCGAGCTGCACCGCCTGGCGAAGGGGCTCTCCCGGATGGGGGTCACGTGCATGGTCACCGCCGAGCGTGACGACGAGTACGGTGCCATCTCGCGCTTCGGGGTCGAGCAGTTCGTGGCCGACGACGTGCTCGTACTTCGCCACGTGCTCCGCCAGGAGGAGGTCCGCCGAACCATCCAGATCCTGAAGTTCAGGGGCACCACCCACCGCAAGGGCGAGTTCCCGTTCACCATCGACCCCGAGCAGGGCATGGTCGTGATCCCGGTGACGGGCCAGACCCGCCAGGAGTCCTCCACCACCGAACGCGTCCCGAGCGGCGATCCGGTGCTGGACGAGATGTGCGGCGGGGGGGTCCTGCGGGACTCCGTCATCCTGGTGTCCGGCGCGACCGGCACCGGCAAGACCCTCACCGCGACGACGTTCCTGGCCGGTGGTGTGGCGCAGGGAGAACGCGCGCTGCTGTTCGGCTACGAGGAGAGCCGCGAGCAGCTGTTCCGCAACGCCCACGGGTGGGGCTTCGACTTCCAGGGCGCCGAGGAGGCCGGGCAGCTCCGGGTGGTGTGTGAGTACCCGGAGGTGCGGTCCCTCGAGGACCACCTGCTGGTCATGAAGCGACAGATCGACGAGTTCGAGCCGGACCGTGTGGCCCTGGACAGCCTGTCGGCGATGGAGCACATCGCCAGCCCACGTGCGTTCCGCCAGTACATGATGGGAGTGACGGCGATCCTGAAGGAGCGCCAGATCACCGGGATCATGACCGCGACGACGCCGACCCTGCTTGGTGGCGACTCCATCACGGTGTCCCACATCTCCACCCTGACTGACTCCATCATCCTGCTGCGGTACGTGGAGGTGTACGGCGAGATCAAGCGCGGCCTCACGGTGCTGAAGATGCGTGGATCGGCCCACGACAAGGAGATCCGCGAGGTCGTCATCGACGGCAAGGGCATGAACATCGGGATGCCGTTCCGCTTCGTCGAGGGCATCCTCGGCGGCACCCCGGTCCGCGTGGGCCAGGACGAGGACCGCCTCCGAGGGTTGTTCTCCGAGTAG
- a CDS encoding circadian clock KaiB family protein produces the protein MPLRFRVNVYVVGGSNHASRAVALLRDVADTHFGGDAEITVIDVTSEPALADAAGVITTPTYDLLAPLPRRRIIGMPRSADVLAHELLLIPLPPQAHRGPHPS, from the coding sequence GTGCCACTTCGCTTCCGAGTCAACGTCTATGTCGTGGGCGGGTCGAACCACGCCTCCCGAGCCGTCGCCCTGCTCCGGGACGTCGCTGACACCCACTTCGGGGGCGACGCCGAGATCACCGTCATCGACGTCACCAGCGAACCGGCCCTGGCCGATGCCGCGGGCGTGATCACCACGCCCACCTACGACCTGCTCGCCCCCCTGCCCCGTCGACGGATCATCGGCATGCCACGATCCGCCGACGTGCTGGCACACGAACTGCTGCTCATCCCCTTGCCACCTCAGGCACACAGAGGACCACACCCATCATGA